The Salinirubrum litoreum genome segment TCTTGAAAGCTTAGGGCCGCGCTCGGCCTGAAATCCCATGGTGGGATTCCCGCGACTTTAGACGCGGGAGGAGGTCAATCGTAGAGTTCCCGGAGACGTGAGAGTTCCTCACTCCGGTTGACGAAGTCCGGCATAGCTGCTCCTTTCGCTCTCGACTAATAATACTTTCCATTATCGTACTTCAGAGTATGATACTTTAAAGTATTATCTTATACGCGGCCGCCGCTCTTCTGGACGAGCCAAGAACAGGGAGACAGTCCTGAGCCGAACTGAGCACCTGTTGACCCGCCTCTACGTCGCCAAACAGCGGGAACTGTTCGGCCTCCCTGCGTCGTCACACCTCTGGACGGTCGTCCCGCTTGAACGTCGCCTGTCACGAATCACGATGCCGCCCAAGTCCGGGATGGTGGTGAGTTCTCCCGAGTCTTCGTTCACCTACGAGCCCTATTCGTGGCGTGCCCGTTCAAGTCGCACCCGTCGCAGGTGCTTACAGCCGTTCTCAGGGTGGCGTTTCCGCCAGTCCGGACAGGTACACGCCTCCGCGCCCAGATGTACGAAGTAGGTGTTCCCACTCTCAGAGTACACTTCGTAGGCGAACCGGCCGCAAGACCGGAGCGTCATCTGCTCGGTCAACGCACGGTCGGTGCGTGGGTCCATCGGGTCGAGTCCGGTAGCCCGGACTGCATCTCTCGGTCGTCGCTGGTGTGGTGTCGTCGTCGACATGATCTCGCGGGAGTTCCCCCGCACCCCGGAGGGGGCGAAAAACAGCTGGTGTGTTCGGAGCATTGACGAAGTAAATCCGTCTCAATGGTGTTGCTGACGTCCACTGTTGGCGACCCCGATGGGTAGCTACTGCCCGCCAATCGAGGGAGTCCCCGACCAGAGGACTGATTACGTCTCTTAGCACACAATTACAGTAGATTACAATGCCCGTCGATTTCGAGAGTTACCATCCCAATGACCTTCCGAACGAAGGGACGAACGGGCGGCAGATCCTGGAATATCTCGCACAGCACCCCGAACTCGGCTTCACACCGAGCGAGCTTGCCGACGAACTCGGAATCCCTCGAGGAAGTGTTGGAACGACGCTGAGTCGACTCGAAGAGCGAGGACTCGTCCGACATAAAGGAGAGTACTGGGCGATCAACATCGAGGCGTACAACGCCCAAACAGCCAGCAAAGTTGGCCTTCGGGCAGTTGCTGAGCAGTTCGAGGGCGATCACTACGATATGAATCCCGACTGGGACGCTGGGCTCTCAGATGTCGATGCTGAAGCGAGTGACAACTGATGCTGAAGCGTGGCAGTGTCGTCGTCGCCGCGGACCCATACGGGAATACTTCTCGACGGCCGTACCTCATAGTGAGTGACGAGTCGCACCCGTTTGCAGGTGAACAGTACATCGCCGCCGGGATCAGTCGTTAGCCTTCCTGTCGATCTGTTCGATCAGTTCCCGCGCAGTCACAGCGATCACCTCACAGCGATCAGTGACCGAGACATTCTCGTCGTGTGTCCACGCAGAGAGATACCATCTTGACCCAACCGTATCCAGACCTGAGTGCCGTCCAACGATGGCTGCCGTCGCCTCTGCATCGAGTTCGAAGGCGGCTGCCTGCTGTGCGTCTACGGGAACCTCGGGGTGGAGTCGGGCGTGTGCGAGTTCGTGTAAGAACGTCCGAGCGAGATCCGCAGTATTCTCACGATTTCGGAGATCAATTCGCTCCTCTGTCGTCCCATAGGCACCCCATGCCGAGCCGTGCGGCCACTCCGACTCGTCAATGATCTGAACCGGGATGTCCCAGTCATCGGCGATCTGGTGGAGGGCTTCCACCAGCCAGTCCGCGTTACCGTGAGCCTCTCGCCGCAGTTCGGGCAGTTGCTCGCCCTCGGTCTGGGAGATATCGAACACCGCAACAGAGCGAAAGCCGACGACTTTCTGTGGCCACTCTTCAGTCGGGGCCTGCTCATCGCAGTCGCCGTGACCCTGGACTGAGTCATCACAGGTGGGACACACCCGCGCTCGAATGGGTGCACGGATCCAGATCGCCTGCTCGCCAGACTGGACCTGTCGATCGAGGTCTTGCCAGGCTCTGTAGCCGGCGACGTGAGTCGCCTCTGGGCACTGTCTTCGGATCAGAATCGAGTTGCGAAACGAGTAATCGTGAAACTGTGCCTGCACGTCGAGCCATTCGGCGAACTGCTCGCTTGCCGTTGCTTCCTCAACGTCCTGTTCGAGTTCCTCGATCCATCGGTTGATCGTCTCTCGCAGGAGGTCGTCTCTCCGTTCCCGATCTCGGCAGTGCTCCCGGAACTCGTCCGTGTCACTCGGGACACCGACCTGTTTCGCCGACTTCTCTGTTGGCATCTATTGCGCCTCCGCCCGCCGAGGCGCATAGAAAATCTAGGGTGCTCACTCAGAGCCGACGAGGTCACGCAAGTCGTAGTACCGCTTCCGTAACGTCACTACCGTCACACCTGCTGCGGCTGCAATATCCGACTGCGTGGCATTCTGCAGCCGCTCGGTACCCGCAAGGTACAACGCAGCACCCGCCACACCGGCTGGGTTCTTGCCCGTCGCGATGCCCGAATCCAGTGCGAGTGAGACGAGTTCTGACGCTCTGGACCGCACCACAGGAGAGGCATCCATCTCACCCAGCAGTCGCGACAGGTACAGGTGCGGACTCACTGGCTCGACCGCGAGACCGAGTTCGACGTTCAACACGCCGTAGCTGAACCGCACGTCGTGTTCGGTGACCGATGAACCAGCTGCGATCTCGTCGGTCGTTCGGAGGACGTGCTGGCGGCGACACGCAGCATACACCGCACCGGCGACCATCCCGTCGATGGTTCGGCCCTGCAGGAGGTTTTCGCGGTAGGCACGGCGGTACAGCACACTCGCCTCTTCGTGGACTGCCCTCGGGAGTTCGAGAGCGGAGACGAGCCGTGCCATCTCAGAGAGTGCCCGGAGCAGGTTCTGTTCGCGTTTCGAGGTCGTGACTGCTCGCCGGTCGTGCGTCCGCATCCGGGCGATCCGCCGCCGCTTACGTGAGGAGAGTGGATTACCGTGGGCGTCACCACGCCAGCCGATCTGACTCGACACGCCGCGGTCGAACATCGTCGGTGTCGTCGGTGCACCCACACGCGAACGAGTCCTCGTCTCTTCAGCGTCGAACGCACGCCACTCTGCACCCCGGTCAAGATAGTCTTCGGCGATGACGAGTCCGCACTGGGTACACGTCGTCTCGCCACGCAGGGTCGCCGGTGGGCTACCACACTCCGGGCAGTCGTCGCTCAGGTCGTCCGTCTCGCCGCATCGCTCAGGTGTCGGTAGTCTCGTGGTCATTGGTCTGCACGGGACCTCACGTGGGGAGCCCCGCACCCGCAGGGGGCGAACAAACAGGCGGACGGTGCGTCTCGCAGAACTCGAGATGAATACTCGTGACTGAAGCGCAACCGGGAGCGCTGGAATGACCACAGGGGGTGGACGAGGTGGATTTTTCAATCACCCACACAAGATGCCGAACAACGATGCCAGAGTCGGAGTCGATTACACCGTATCTCGAAGAGAACGGCCCGACCCCACGCTCGGAGTTACCCGTTCGCTTAGAGAGCTATCATCGAGAACAGGGTGTCTGGTTGTTCCGTCTCACTAGTGGTGTTGGCGACACTCAACCAGCAGGCGGCCAGAGCGTCAAAATCGCGTATCTTCCAGAGCACAAAAAGGAGGACGTCTGCCGCTGCTTCTTCGAGGCGAATCCTGAGTTCGTCGACGCACAGACGTACAGGTCCGCCAGCAGACAACTGTCGAATTACGGACGCGAGTGGATCGATGCCTGTCGTCCCGTCATCGCCGAGTTCTTCGAGTCGCCATCAGCGTCCGACGAGTCGGGGTTCGACACAGGAGAAACGGAAACCTGCTCGTTCTGTGGCGAACCTGTCCCTAAAGGTGGACTACCCGCACACCTCCAGGAGTGTTCAGAGCGGTAGGTGCTCACTCTGTCCGTCTGGGTGCGTCGCCACATCGCCCACCTGTGGATCGAACTCGATCACCTTCCACTCCCCAGCCAGTAACCGCACTTCGATCCCGTACCACTCACCATCGACACCAACCAGCGCCTCACCGTACCCACGCACTGGATCACCGGGCAGTGCTTCCTGGACGAATCGCATCTGCGCAGGATTCAGCCCGAACTCCTCTGCCCACTGTGCGTCCATCCCGTCTAGTCGATGGAACTGCTTCACCGCACACTGATCTAAGATCGCCTCCGCCTCGGGACGGTCGAAGAACTCATCGACGGTCTGCGTCACCAACCGAATCGACAGATCGTGGTGGCGATGATGCCGAAACACCGTCTCCAGAAAGGACAACGACGCTGCGTCCTTCAGAACGTATCGCGCTTCGTCGATCACGAACACGACTTCTCGGTCGGTCTCCTTCGCCAGCTCGTACACCTGCGAGATGAGCAGTTGCATCAGGAGGCCGGTGTCCTCGCCGATGGAGCCCTCCTGCTGGCCCAAGTCGAGATACAGCACCGACTCCTCACGCAGATCAAACGCGGTCGGCTCGCCGATGTTCGCGTACCGCTCGCCCTCGTCGAACACTCGCAGTTGGTAGACGAGCGTCTCGGCGTGTGTGACCAGCTGTTCTGCTTCTGCAGCAACTGCACGGGCGGTGAACGCCTCGGGGTCGTCGATCATGTCCGAGAGGACGTCGAGAAGGTCACGCAGGGTGGGACTCTCCGCACCGTGCGTCTCGATGTCTTCGGTGATGCCTGCCCGCTTGTACGTCTCGATCAGCGCGAGTTCGAGTGTCACACGACGCTCGCCGAGCGTCACACCCCGCTGGGCGAAGAAGTTCGTCAAGAAGGACAAGACGTCGTTCAGCTTCTCGGCGAACGGACTGGCGTCTGCACCCATCGTCCGCTGGACGCTCGCTGGGACCGCCCGAATGTCGAGCGGGTTCACACCGAGTGTCCCACCGACCGTCACGCGCTGGCCGCCCAGTGCCTCG includes the following:
- a CDS encoding MarR family transcriptional regulator — translated: MPVDFESYHPNDLPNEGTNGRQILEYLAQHPELGFTPSELADELGIPRGSVGTTLSRLEERGLVRHKGEYWAINIEAYNAQTASKVGLRAVAEQFEGDHYDMNPDWDAGLSDVDAEASDN
- a CDS encoding ArdC-like ssDNA-binding domain-containing protein: MPTEKSAKQVGVPSDTDEFREHCRDRERRDDLLRETINRWIEELEQDVEEATASEQFAEWLDVQAQFHDYSFRNSILIRRQCPEATHVAGYRAWQDLDRQVQSGEQAIWIRAPIRARVCPTCDDSVQGHGDCDEQAPTEEWPQKVVGFRSVAVFDISQTEGEQLPELRREAHGNADWLVEALHQIADDWDIPVQIIDESEWPHGSAWGAYGTTEERIDLRNRENTADLARTFLHELAHARLHPEVPVDAQQAAAFELDAEATAAIVGRHSGLDTVGSRWYLSAWTHDENVSVTDRCEVIAVTARELIEQIDRKAND
- a CDS encoding transcription initiation factor IIB — translated: MTTRLPTPERCGETDDLSDDCPECGSPPATLRGETTCTQCGLVIAEDYLDRGAEWRAFDAEETRTRSRVGAPTTPTMFDRGVSSQIGWRGDAHGNPLSSRKRRRIARMRTHDRRAVTTSKREQNLLRALSEMARLVSALELPRAVHEEASVLYRRAYRENLLQGRTIDGMVAGAVYAACRRQHVLRTTDEIAAGSSVTEHDVRFSYGVLNVELGLAVEPVSPHLYLSRLLGEMDASPVVRSRASELVSLALDSGIATGKNPAGVAGAALYLAGTERLQNATQSDIAAAAGVTVVTLRKRYYDLRDLVGSE